The Liolophura sinensis isolate JHLJ2023 chromosome 6, CUHK_Ljap_v2, whole genome shotgun sequence genomic sequence gttgttttatgttttactttgtaGACAGAGCCATCTGCAGAAGAAGATAAATGTAAGTAACCGGCAATTTGCATGTTTTGTTCTACTTGATGGGGACAAACTCACATTATGCCAATATGTTGCAAAACAGATTTAAAGCTTGCAAGAGAATGAATAGAGAAGAATATTGAGTTTAAATCTGTTTGACTTACAATCTTTTTTCAAAACTATTGGACAGCAGTGGCTactgtcattatatatatatatagtgtgttCTGTTGAAAATAGAGAATACTATTTGCCTGTTTCTTCatctttgtttttgtgttttagatGTTTGCAAGCTGCTCAACGAAATACATGATAAACAGAATTTGCTTTGTTGCCATTTTTGCCATTTTAAGTTTGTTTAAGTTGCTACCTGTATTCTTTCAGCTGCAAAATCAGCTAAACAGTCTGCAGCTGATGCTAAAAAGGCAGAACAAACAAAAGTGCAAATGAGATTAAAGGAGAAAGAAGCTGAAGAAGCAGCTGAAAATGCAGGTTGGTTTAGTTAATGGAGTGTAACTCTAGTTATAAATCACGGCTTTGTCAGGACTACAAATTAGTGGGTTGAGGGTCAACCTGGTATTTaaatctgattggtcagattgctcacgctggcttcctctctgggccgtaggtgggaagtctggcagtaacttgcggatggtggtggtttcctcccatcgtgatgctggccgctgtcatataagtgaaatattcttgggtgcggtgtaaaacatcagtgaaataaataaataagtaaattaaagtAAGTTGGTTTAGTGCAAAGCAGAAATAGCTAGACAGAAGCAAGCATTTGTCAAGGGCCCGATAAATGTAGCAAACTAGAGCATTAAGTGCGAGACCCTtgtctttgttttcattgaGAGCATGCAAGTCATGGATAAAACATATAAAAGCTGTGTTTACATCTCTTTCTCGACAGCTTTGGAGGTGATTTTAGAAGGAATGATGGATTTACTAAATGAGAAATCCAAACAAGCTATTGAGGCCCAGAAAAAAGTTATAGAGGCGACTAAAAGCCACACGCAACTTCTCAAGACAGCAATGGATGACAGCTCAGATGTAAGTAGAGTAGACAGTATGTAGACCATGTCCTGATCGTGTACCCTTTTATTGAAGGGTATTCCAGGTGTTTGTTGCATTAAGATAATGTATGTCAGTGCTGTAGTTTGTTTGGTTAAGTTACAAGTTCTTGTTGTCAGGACTTCgacatggaaatatttttgttagtgTTTCTTATTACATAAGTGCTTCCTTTTCAGGCTTCACCTAGGGCCTtggaaacattttcatgtatgttcataaataaatcACTCAGTCTGTATGAGTTATACCTTCATGAATGGACGTCCGTCACAGAGGAAAATTCCCACTATATGAGTTTGATGAATTATACCTTCACAAAGGGACGTCCGTTACAGAAGAAAATTCCCACGAAGGCTTTTATTACTGAAGTAcagtattttgttcatttgtttgggaaaaattttgtttctgccTGTGAGTTTTGGTTTTTCCCATCTTTCCAGATTCTTAACAAGGATAACCAGTGGCAAGCTGTAGCCAATGCTTTTGGCAAACGAGAAGATGCTGTGAGAGCCTCCAAGCAACTGGTCAATGATGTCAAGTGAGGAATTTATAATGGGTTGTTGAGGGCAATATTTGTCTGTCCATGGCAGGTCTGTTCAATATTGTTCTCTGCACAGAACATGTTTTTTGAAAACAACCTTTGTACTTAACATGCCACTGGTTTCTTGAAGAAAAATTTGACTTCTTTTTGGTTCTATCCATGAGACTTAACTTGGTAGGGCTAGTcttcatatttatatgtactcTGCTAGAAAATTGGATTTGACAGATGATTGCtagagtagtctcccctttGATCTGTTGGCGAAGATTGGTGTGCAAGATACTTGTAAGAGTACTCTCCCCTGGGTTTTGTGGGCATCTGTCTTGGTTTGAGTTCATATGAATTGCTTGAATGTTAAAAGTGTATACTACAGAACAAACTATGCGGTAAAATGAAAGGAATTGTGAAAATTTCAGGATTTAGTTACACCTGTTGTTACCTGCTTCGAAAATTATCTTTGTGTGTAAAAGTTCAATTTTATCTCTCAGGGATATTTAAGGTTTTTCCAAGTGAGGCAAAAGCTGTTCAGTCTTTCATGGTTTACAACAGACATGGCAGTTATGCTTTTAACTGTGAGGCTCCTGTTGGTGTGTATTTCAGAGATATCCAggagaaaatgaagaaagcaaTAGAGGATGGAAAACTGAGTAAAATTACGAAGAAGAACCCTGTGATTATATCAGCCCAGGAAAGCCTTAACAAATTCTCCTCCAGCATAAATTCTATAGCTTCTGAGGTAAGTTACATCTTACTACCCTAAATTCCTCAGCAGGTTAGCACATAATTGGTTGCATTTACTTAAATTCAACATACCCATTTCAATTCATATAGTTTTAAAGTGAATGTGGAAGTAAGCTGATTTACacaaaatgacctgaaatttcggCCACAAGAGTGCCtatttagaggcaaatgaaTATCACAttcatattatttttagtgCGAAAACTTCCAATTTTCCAGTAGATTATCATCTCATGTTGCAAACAAACCTCTGAACACCACTCTGAACTCTAtataactctcagaatcagaaaaaatagccaAGTTAGTTattgacaaaatttatggtcatttacatgtagggtAGTTTGGTCTTCTGGTATTTAGGTGGTTTTATATGAAGTGAAAATCCTTTCAGTTCTAGCAATTTTCCAGTTGTGgctgaaaaaaatgtatgtgcCATCACTGGGCCATATGTAGAAAAAAGATTGAAGGTTCTGAACCTGAACAGTAAACGTGACCGTGCATGAAGAAATTTTATAGAATGCAACTCAACATGATGACACTATCTGAGAGCTTTGtatgaaaatcatttttgttcagttttctaCTTTGAATACTGTTTGATTATTGTAGGAGCCCAAacattttccagaactaaaatggctctaggTATGGCAGTGTCATGTGTGGAAATGTTTGATGGTAGACTGGTGACAGACTGGTTGTTAACTCCTCCCATTATTACTAactgccatataagtgaaaaatccttgagttaAACAATAATCCACCTATTGTAGTGCAGTACAGCAGCATCCCCCAAACTCGCATTACTGTTTTGTGCCCCAGTATAGTGCGCTGAATAAACTAACATTGATATACGATATGTTTGCAGGTTTCTAAGGCCGAGTCAGATGCTAAAGTGATGTTACAATATAAAGATTTAATAGATCAGGGTAGAAAGCAGTTCAAGCAAGAGCTGGAGAGCATCATGCCAGAGGTGAAGTTGGGGGACAAGAAAGGTATTTACAGGCTGTCAGTTACCCCATAGCAAGTTCAAGAGTATTCACCACCCATTTATTGGAGATGACTGAACTTAGCTATGTTAAATCcttggaaaaacaaaacagatttgtaCTCTGTATGTACTCTGTCGTTGTTGGTGACTTCTGCAACTGTTTGGCTTTGAATATGTGGTGTGAATACTAATTTGACTGAGTTACCTTTCCTTGAACAACATCCAGATGTCACTATTGTCATGTCATAGTTTACTTGTGGACTGCTTGTTGACTGTTAGTGTGATATATGGAATGTTCTCTACTGCAGGTAAAAAGCTGACAGAAGCTGAACTAAACTCGCTGATAGCGCACGCTCATCGGCGTATTGACCAGTTACAGAAACAACTCGCTGAACAAATTGCTATGGAGACTCAGCGTACCCGGAAAACCATTGAGCAGCAGAAGGCAGAGGGTGAGAAGCTGGCCTTGGACCTTGTAAAGAAAGAAGCGGAGAGGCTGCAGAATGAGTTCTCCCTGGAGAAACAGAAATGGGTGAGGATGTGTAGACTTATGTGTAAACAATCCGATTGGTCTAATTTTTGTGCTTTTGCTccattaaaccaaaaaaaatgaagccaCACTGGCAAAAGAAAAAAGCTATTTACATTATACGATGACATTTCATAGGATATTCAGTTAATATTAAGGTATATTAGCACAGCGATATTAGCACATTTTGACAATGTGAGGAACAAATCCAGGTTTGCATTTGTTTGCCCATGTCAGCTTGTGTCATGTTGTGTGCCCAGGGCACACTTTACTTTTTGACGAGAGCTTGGGCAATGCCTGTGCCCTGGTTAGGCAGGATAATACGGTGGTGCCAGGATACAGTTTGAGGATGGTATTATTGAAGGACTTTGTTATGTTCATGTAGGATATTGAAGGAAGGGTGCAATTTGAGGAGGAGCTGCGGCAGCAGCTGAAGCGCCAGGCAGCTGCACACAGTGACCACCTGAAGGATGTTCTAGGAGTACAGAGGGAGGAGCTAGAACATCACTTTGACCGTGAGCTGCATGCCAGGCTGATCGAGGAGAGACAGTCCTTTCAAACAGAGATGGCTGGGTGGATAGCCCGACTCAAGGGGATTGAGGCTGCTGTTGAAGGTAGGCTCCTGTTGATGACAGAACATTGGATTGGGATGTTATACAATTTCTATAGTACAGCAGAGATGGATACAGGGTCTcgttgtgtctgtggta encodes the following:
- the LOC135469137 gene encoding MICOS complex subunit Mic60-like, with the protein product MLRLSSNVSTKIRAASLRRAHKQQRCKLSSESSKDGVKPATPAPPAPPPDPTPPPSGKGGGVFFKLLGLTTVGIGGVLAYAWYDAEFRKQLESNVPYSKEAMEYIFQYLPETSSTDSTTTSQSKPPAIAPAEEEPVWKKRQARQDSDKTEPSAEEDKSAKSAKQSAADAKKAEQTKVQMRLKEKEAEEAAENAALEVILEGMMDLLNEKSKQAIEAQKKVIEATKSHTQLLKTAMDDSSDILNKDNQWQAVANAFGKREDAVRASKQLVNDVKDIQEKMKKAIEDGKLSKITKKNPVIISAQESLNKFSSSINSIASEVSKAESDAKVMLQYKDLIDQGRKQFKQELESIMPEVKLGDKKGKKLTEAELNSLIAHAHRRIDQLQKQLAEQIAMETQRTRKTIEQQKAEGEKLALDLVKKEAERLQNEFSLEKQKWDIEGRVQFEEELRQQLKRQAAAHSDHLKDVLGVQREELEHHFDRELHARLIEERQSFQTEMAGWIARLKGIEAAVEGRAEQEKLARTAQELWLACVALAGAIRLGKEGAQSWEAQIKPLDKEIFAVVEAGANHPLVNAVIESIPEEAYKRGVWTEDGLRARFRKVRRVCKRVSMIDESGGTLFKYFISYIQSFFIFDSVYAKSESDEVDLDKLDTFAILAHAQYWVDKGDLELALRFMNQLQGEPRRVAADWIRETTLMLETRQAAQTLTAFASASGLGTIF